In Myxococcus stipitatus, the following are encoded in one genomic region:
- a CDS encoding response regulator, whose translation MAAPRILVVDDNPELLSLLTQLFEDAGYEVVGASRGRQAIEVARAQPPGAAVLDILLPDMMGYHLADALRKDNPQLPLLFITGVFKGGKHALEARQKYQSAGYFEKPFEAQKLLEAVTKVLPPEKKAPPPGSLQDAFEVELDIDVEEEGPQDVMELTGRIKVTGGGNITAEIRGANLTASPMQKVPATQVRPPTPGRPPDPPPVGSGPPGSRRGELKDNLPALLTAYYLSRETGELGVQKGKVKKVVYFEKGMPVFALSNLLADRFGQFLVRVGKIKPEQLQDASAVAGQTNRRTGDVLVERGLLKDTERLYYVGQQVKAVIYSLFAWDEGTYLMSFREKASSESIKLDVHPANLIVRGIKKLYKPERLRRLLQPEDRLIPAVAPAYQLNEVELERWEAELLPKIDGNRTVAELLAFANRPEHVVYGFLVSMMSLGILDKRS comes from the coding sequence GGTGGCTCGCGCCCAGCCGCCTGGCGCGGCTGTCTTGGATATCCTCCTGCCCGACATGATGGGCTATCACCTGGCGGATGCGCTGCGGAAGGACAACCCGCAGCTGCCGCTGTTGTTCATCACTGGCGTCTTCAAGGGCGGCAAGCACGCGCTGGAGGCTCGGCAGAAGTACCAGTCCGCGGGCTACTTCGAGAAACCCTTCGAGGCGCAGAAGCTGCTGGAGGCCGTCACCAAGGTCCTGCCTCCCGAAAAGAAGGCGCCGCCGCCCGGCTCGCTCCAGGACGCGTTCGAGGTGGAGCTCGACATCGACGTGGAGGAGGAGGGCCCGCAGGACGTGATGGAGCTGACCGGCCGCATCAAGGTGACCGGCGGCGGCAACATCACCGCGGAGATTCGCGGCGCAAACCTCACCGCCAGCCCGATGCAGAAGGTGCCGGCCACGCAGGTGCGGCCGCCCACGCCGGGCCGTCCGCCGGATCCGCCGCCGGTGGGCTCGGGGCCTCCGGGCAGCCGCCGCGGCGAGTTGAAGGACAACCTGCCCGCGCTGCTCACCGCCTACTACCTGTCTCGGGAGACGGGCGAATTGGGCGTGCAGAAGGGCAAGGTGAAGAAGGTCGTCTATTTCGAGAAGGGCATGCCGGTGTTCGCCCTCTCGAACCTGCTGGCGGACCGGTTCGGCCAGTTCCTGGTGCGCGTGGGCAAGATAAAGCCCGAGCAGCTCCAGGACGCCTCCGCCGTGGCGGGACAGACGAACCGGCGTACCGGTGACGTGCTGGTGGAGCGCGGGCTGCTCAAGGACACCGAGCGGCTGTACTACGTGGGCCAGCAGGTGAAGGCCGTCATCTACTCGCTCTTCGCGTGGGACGAGGGCACGTACCTGATGAGCTTCCGGGAGAAGGCGAGCTCGGAATCCATCAAGCTGGACGTGCACCCGGCGAACCTCATCGTCCGCGGCATCAAGAAGCTCTACAAGCCGGAGCGCCTGCGCCGGCTCTTGCAGCCCGAGGACCGGCTCATCCCCGCCGTGGCACCCGCCTACCAGCTCAACGAGGTGGAGTTGGAGCGGTGGGAGGCGGAGCTGCTGCCCAAGATTGACGGCAACCGCACCGTCGCGGAGCTGCTGGCCTTCGCCAACCGGCCCGAGCACGTCGTCTACGGTTTCCTGGTGTCGATGATGTCGCTGGGCATCCTGGACAAGCGCTCGTAG
- the bcp gene encoding thioredoxin-dependent thiol peroxidase, with protein MPMPQAGDAAPDFQLQDQDGNSVTLSRFAGKHVVLYFYPKDDTPGCTVEACGFRDEHSALEAAGAVVLGVSADSTASHRKFATKFSLPFPLLADTEHQVCDAYGVWGEKSLYGRKFLGINRATFLIGPDGRVKHVWPKVKVNGHVAEVLAALGAKAGASDSGASALDVSASALGSAEEGAPVSETPVTPPAVVTMFEPAKRKAAKKAAPAQETAEVAPVKTPAGAKKAAPAKKAAPAKKAAPAKKAAPAKKAAPAKKGATKGAGAKKVATKSSAVKKVAGAKKGSAAKKGAAKKALPAKKALPAKKGAAKKVLPVKKGAAKKKR; from the coding sequence ATGCCCATGCCCCAAGCAGGTGACGCGGCTCCCGACTTCCAGCTTCAGGACCAGGACGGCAACTCCGTGACGCTCTCGCGGTTCGCGGGGAAGCACGTCGTCCTCTACTTCTACCCGAAGGACGACACGCCGGGATGCACCGTGGAGGCGTGCGGCTTTCGGGATGAGCACTCGGCGTTGGAAGCCGCGGGCGCGGTGGTGCTGGGTGTGTCCGCGGACAGCACCGCGAGCCATCGCAAGTTCGCGACCAAGTTCAGCCTGCCGTTCCCGCTGCTGGCGGATACGGAGCACCAGGTGTGTGACGCCTATGGCGTCTGGGGTGAGAAGTCGCTGTACGGGCGGAAGTTCCTGGGCATCAACCGGGCGACCTTCCTCATCGGGCCAGATGGCCGCGTGAAGCACGTGTGGCCGAAGGTGAAGGTGAATGGCCATGTCGCGGAGGTGCTCGCCGCGCTGGGTGCGAAGGCGGGGGCATCGGACTCTGGCGCGTCCGCGTTAGATGTGAGCGCCTCGGCGCTGGGGTCGGCGGAGGAGGGGGCGCCTGTCTCGGAGACGCCGGTGACGCCTCCCGCGGTCGTGACGATGTTCGAGCCCGCGAAGCGGAAGGCGGCGAAGAAGGCGGCGCCCGCGCAGGAGACCGCGGAGGTGGCTCCCGTGAAGACGCCCGCTGGCGCGAAGAAGGCCGCCCCGGCGAAGAAGGCCGCCCCGGCGAAGAAGGCCGCGCCTGCGAAGAAGGCCGCGCCTGCGAAGAAGGCCGCGCCTGCGAAGAAGGGTGCGACGAAGGGGGCCGGCGCGAAGAAGGTCGCGACGAAGAGCTCTGCAGTGAAGAAGGTCGCTGGCGCGAAGAAGGGCTCTGCCGCGAAGAAGGGTGCCGCGAAGAAGGCGCTTCCTGCGAAGAAGGCGCTTCCTGCGAAGAAGGGTGCTGCGAAGAAGGTGCTTCCCGTGAAGAAGGGGGCCGCGAAGAAGAAGCGGTAG